From the Maniola jurtina chromosome Z, ilManJurt1.1, whole genome shotgun sequence genome, one window contains:
- the LOC123880372 gene encoding uncharacterized protein LOC123880372 → MELMEEPEWLAILRQDVLIETRDSQILGDTTLGVVGRSAIWSLCKEFRYNSLRAMSQTVRIYERLFAGALWHGLYDDIDIALDSMKSQVLLILSCCFMLAVKSLQSAAPIRPSHIQKYLNSLGWQVTVQDVILTERNIFEIIDCHVPIYSSPEMAELLAVKVVLLPSALPELRQILRLAEFRRKELEFEVRWVSAYHRVHYGHPRVRTAHLAAGCVGLVVARSAPTEYRQAVERLARLFRVSCLYLEILTQVINIWTGTVIPKPIWLRDRQPTVSKRLRRAQYHAS, encoded by the exons ATGGAACTAATGGAAGAACCAGAGTGGTTAGCAATTCTACGCCAGGACGTTTTAATAGaaa CGCGCGATAGCCAAATATTGGGGGATACCACATTGGGAGTAGTAGGCCGTTCTGCAATCTGGTCCCTCTGCAAAGAATTCCGTTATAACAGTCTGCGTGCCATGTCCCAAACGGTGCGCATATATGAACGGCTGTTTGCAGGTGCTCTATGGCACGGTCTATACG ACGATATAGACATTGCTTTGGATTCGATGAAATCGCAGGTGCTGTTAATTTTATCGTGCTGCTTCATGCTAGCAGTTAAATCGCTGCAATCCGCTGCTCCTATTCGCCCTTCACATATACAGAAGTACCTGAACAGTCTTGGATGGCAGGTCACCGTACAGGATGTTATCCTAACAGAAAGAAATATATTTGAAattatag ACTGCCACGTGCCGATATACTCCAGCCCGGAGATGGCTGAGCTATTGGCCGTTAAAGTGGTGTTGCTGCCTTCGGCGCTGCCAGAACTCCGCCAGATCCTGCGTTTAGCCGAGTTTCGAAGAAAAGAGTTGGAGTTTGAAGTGCGCTGGGTGTCCGCGTATCATCGCGTTCATTATG GTCACCCGCGCGTCCGCACAGCGCACCTTGCTGCGGGATGTGTCGGGCTGGTGGTCGCAAGGTCAGCACCCACCGAGTATCGCCAGGCGGTGGAGCGGCTGGCAAGGCTGTTCAGAGTTAGCTGCTTATACTTAGAGATTCTTACCCAGGTCATAAATATCTGGACCGGCACCGTAATCCCGAAACCTATCTGGTTAAGAGACCGCCAGCCCACTGTAAGCAAACGTCTCAGACGTGCCCAGTACCATGCCtcctaa